The following are encoded together in the Anoplopoma fimbria isolate UVic2021 breed Golden Eagle Sablefish chromosome 13, Afim_UVic_2022, whole genome shotgun sequence genome:
- the LOC129101409 gene encoding uncharacterized protein DDB_G0271670-like isoform X3: MAQRCTYSSVQIPDPYRPGVWTTCIRITSPTSLIGSSSGPPPDYDPGSRVTVTPTRSTAGRRFTWRAFLIQDPNRPGGPRIILRRTPASKPKTGSSTLCDPGSSATSPPSSSHSSCIFSSPSSSSSSSSSSSSSSSKSSSSSSSSSSSSSSSFSSSSSSSSSSSSSSSSFSSSSSSSSSSSSSSSSFSSSSSSSSSSSSSSSSRSIPPTSPQRRHKRSSSDPPQGPSESSRLSPPKPPQGPGECFKVSPSERRGQPEWRNQLNSWWCNRGTEPQGKVKHQDQGGPSKVSPSDGRPLWDLPEPEWARDMRLYLEWRNQFDSWWCNRGTEPPGKVKHNNKHYYSFI, from the exons ATGGCCCAACGGTGCACCTACAGCAGCGTCCAGATCCCGGACCCTTACCGGCCCGGCGTCTGGACCACCTGCATCAGGATCACCAGTCCAACCTCCCTGATCGGCTCCTCATCCGGGCCCCCACCTGACTACGACCCTGGCAGCAGGGTTACAGTCACTCCAACCAGGAGCACG gCGGGTCGTCGCTTCACCTGGCGGGCTTTCCTCATCCAGGACCCCAACCGGCCCGGCGGCCCCCGGATCATCCTCCGTAGGACCCCAGCCTCAAAACCCAAGACTGGCTCCTCAACTCTCTGTGACCCTGGGTCTTCTGCTAcgtctcctccttcctcttctcactCCTCTTgtatcttctcctctccctcttcttcaagctcctcctctagctcctcTTCTAGCTCTTCCTCTAAATCCTCTTCTAGTTCTTCCTCTTCTAGctcctcctctagctcctccttcagctcctcttctagttcctcttcttcaagctcctcctctagctcctccttcagctcctcttctagttcctcttcttcaagctcctcctctagctcctccttcagctcctcttctagttcctcttcttcaagctcatcctcttcctcttcccgtAGCATCCCCCCAACTTCCCCCCAAAGACGACACAAGAGAAG CTCCTCTGATCCACCTCAGGGACCAAGTGAGTCTTCAAGGCTTAGTCCCCCTAAACCACCTCAGGGACCAGGTGAGTGTTTCAAGGTAAGTCCCAGTGAGCGTCGGGGGCAACCTGAGTGGAGAAACCAGTTAAACAGCTGGTGGTGCAACAGGGGCACTGAACCTCAAGGTAAGGTAAAGCACCAGGACCAAGGTGGGCCTTCAAAG GTAAGTCCCAGTGATGGTCGGCCGTTGTGGGACCTTCCTGAGCCGGAGTGGGCGAGGGACATGAGGCTCTATCTGGAGTGGAGGAACCAGTTCGACAGCTGGTGGTGCAACAGGGGCACTGAACCTCCAGGTAAGGTAaagcacaataataaacactattattcatttatttag
- the LOC129101409 gene encoding trinucleotide repeat-containing gene 18 protein-like isoform X1, whose protein sequence is MAQRCTYSSVQIPDPYRPGVWTTCIRITSPTSLIGSSSGPPPDYDPGSRVTVTPTRSTAGRRFTWRAFLIQDPNRPGGPRIILRRTPASKPKTGSSTLCDPGSSATSPPSSSHSSCIFSSPSSSSSSSSSSSSSSSKSSSSSSSSSSSSSSSFSSSSSSSSSSSSSSSSFSSSSSSSSSSSSSSSSFSSSSSSSSSSSSSSSSRSIPPTSPQRRHKRSSSDPPQGPSESSRLSPPKPPQGPGECFKVSPSERRGQPEWRNQLNSWWCNRGTEPQGKVKHQDQGGPSKVSPPKSPQGPGGPVKVSPSDGRPLWDLPEPEWARDMRLYLEWRNQFDSWWCNRGTEPPGKVKHNNKHYYSFI, encoded by the exons ATGGCCCAACGGTGCACCTACAGCAGCGTCCAGATCCCGGACCCTTACCGGCCCGGCGTCTGGACCACCTGCATCAGGATCACCAGTCCAACCTCCCTGATCGGCTCCTCATCCGGGCCCCCACCTGACTACGACCCTGGCAGCAGGGTTACAGTCACTCCAACCAGGAGCACG gCGGGTCGTCGCTTCACCTGGCGGGCTTTCCTCATCCAGGACCCCAACCGGCCCGGCGGCCCCCGGATCATCCTCCGTAGGACCCCAGCCTCAAAACCCAAGACTGGCTCCTCAACTCTCTGTGACCCTGGGTCTTCTGCTAcgtctcctccttcctcttctcactCCTCTTgtatcttctcctctccctcttcttcaagctcctcctctagctcctcTTCTAGCTCTTCCTCTAAATCCTCTTCTAGTTCTTCCTCTTCTAGctcctcctctagctcctccttcagctcctcttctagttcctcttcttcaagctcctcctctagctcctccttcagctcctcttctagttcctcttcttcaagctcctcctctagctcctccttcagctcctcttctagttcctcttcttcaagctcatcctcttcctcttcccgtAGCATCCCCCCAACTTCCCCCCAAAGACGACACAAGAGAAG CTCCTCTGATCCACCTCAGGGACCAAGTGAGTCTTCAAGGCTTAGTCCCCCTAAACCACCTCAGGGACCAGGTGAGTGTTTCAAGGTAAGTCCCAGTGAGCGTCGGGGGCAACCTGAGTGGAGAAACCAGTTAAACAGCTGGTGGTGCAACAGGGGCACTGAACCTCAAGGTAAGGTAAAGCACCAGGACCAAGGTGGGCCTTCAAAGGTAAGTCCACCTAAATCACCTCAGGGACCTGGTGGACCTGTAAAGGTAAGTCCCAGTGATGGTCGGCCGTTGTGGGACCTTCCTGAGCCGGAGTGGGCGAGGGACATGAGGCTCTATCTGGAGTGGAGGAACCAGTTCGACAGCTGGTGGTGCAACAGGGGCACTGAACCTCCAGGTAAGGTAaagcacaataataaacactattattcatttatttag
- the LOC129101409 gene encoding uncharacterized protein DDB_G0271670-like isoform X4 — translation MAQRCTYSSVQIPDPYRPGVWTTCIRITSPTSLIGSSSGPPPDYDPGSRVTVTPTRSTAGRRFTWRAFLIQDPNRPGGPRIILRRTPASKPKTGSSTLCDPGSSATSPPSSSHSSCIFSSPSSSSSSSSSSSSSSSKSSSSSSSSSSSSSSSFSSSSSSSSSSSSSSSSFSSSSSSSSSSSSSSSSFSSSSSSSSSSSSSSSSRSIPPTSPQRRHKRSSSDPPQGPSESSRLSPPKPPQGPGECFKVSPPKSPQGPGGPVKVSPSDGRPLWDLPEPEWARDMRLYLEWRNQFDSWWCNRGTEPPGKVKHNNKHYYSFI, via the exons ATGGCCCAACGGTGCACCTACAGCAGCGTCCAGATCCCGGACCCTTACCGGCCCGGCGTCTGGACCACCTGCATCAGGATCACCAGTCCAACCTCCCTGATCGGCTCCTCATCCGGGCCCCCACCTGACTACGACCCTGGCAGCAGGGTTACAGTCACTCCAACCAGGAGCACG gCGGGTCGTCGCTTCACCTGGCGGGCTTTCCTCATCCAGGACCCCAACCGGCCCGGCGGCCCCCGGATCATCCTCCGTAGGACCCCAGCCTCAAAACCCAAGACTGGCTCCTCAACTCTCTGTGACCCTGGGTCTTCTGCTAcgtctcctccttcctcttctcactCCTCTTgtatcttctcctctccctcttcttcaagctcctcctctagctcctcTTCTAGCTCTTCCTCTAAATCCTCTTCTAGTTCTTCCTCTTCTAGctcctcctctagctcctccttcagctcctcttctagttcctcttcttcaagctcctcctctagctcctccttcagctcctcttctagttcctcttcttcaagctcctcctctagctcctccttcagctcctcttctagttcctcttcttcaagctcatcctcttcctcttcccgtAGCATCCCCCCAACTTCCCCCCAAAGACGACACAAGAGAAG CTCCTCTGATCCACCTCAGGGACCAAGTGAGTCTTCAAGGCTTAGTCCCCCTAAACCACCTCAGGGACCAGGTGAGTGTTTCAAG GTAAGTCCACCTAAATCACCTCAGGGACCTGGTGGACCTGTAAAGGTAAGTCCCAGTGATGGTCGGCCGTTGTGGGACCTTCCTGAGCCGGAGTGGGCGAGGGACATGAGGCTCTATCTGGAGTGGAGGAACCAGTTCGACAGCTGGTGGTGCAACAGGGGCACTGAACCTCCAGGTAAGGTAaagcacaataataaacactattattcatttatttag
- the LOC129101409 gene encoding uncharacterized protein LOC129101409 isoform X2: MAQRCTYSSVQIPDPYRPGVWTTCIRITSPTSLIGSSSGPPPDYDPGSRVTVTPTRSTAGRRFTWRAFLIQDPNRPGGPRIILRRTPASKPKTGSSTLCDPGSSATSPPSSSHSSCIFSSPSSSSSSSSSSSSSSSKSSSSSSSSSSSSSSSFSSSSSSSSSSSSSSSSFSSSSSSSSSSSSSSSSFSSSSSSSSSSSSSSSSRSIPPTSPQRRHKRSSSDPPQGPSESSRLSPPKPPQGPGECFKVSPSERRGQPEWRNQLNSWWCNRGTEPQGKVKHQDQGGPSKVSPPKSPQGPGGPVKVSPSDGRPLWDLPEPEWARDMRLYLEWRNQFDSWWCNRGTEPPVVLDFRTLLW, from the exons ATGGCCCAACGGTGCACCTACAGCAGCGTCCAGATCCCGGACCCTTACCGGCCCGGCGTCTGGACCACCTGCATCAGGATCACCAGTCCAACCTCCCTGATCGGCTCCTCATCCGGGCCCCCACCTGACTACGACCCTGGCAGCAGGGTTACAGTCACTCCAACCAGGAGCACG gCGGGTCGTCGCTTCACCTGGCGGGCTTTCCTCATCCAGGACCCCAACCGGCCCGGCGGCCCCCGGATCATCCTCCGTAGGACCCCAGCCTCAAAACCCAAGACTGGCTCCTCAACTCTCTGTGACCCTGGGTCTTCTGCTAcgtctcctccttcctcttctcactCCTCTTgtatcttctcctctccctcttcttcaagctcctcctctagctcctcTTCTAGCTCTTCCTCTAAATCCTCTTCTAGTTCTTCCTCTTCTAGctcctcctctagctcctccttcagctcctcttctagttcctcttcttcaagctcctcctctagctcctccttcagctcctcttctagttcctcttcttcaagctcctcctctagctcctccttcagctcctcttctagttcctcttcttcaagctcatcctcttcctcttcccgtAGCATCCCCCCAACTTCCCCCCAAAGACGACACAAGAGAAG CTCCTCTGATCCACCTCAGGGACCAAGTGAGTCTTCAAGGCTTAGTCCCCCTAAACCACCTCAGGGACCAGGTGAGTGTTTCAAGGTAAGTCCCAGTGAGCGTCGGGGGCAACCTGAGTGGAGAAACCAGTTAAACAGCTGGTGGTGCAACAGGGGCACTGAACCTCAAGGTAAGGTAAAGCACCAGGACCAAGGTGGGCCTTCAAAGGTAAGTCCACCTAAATCACCTCAGGGACCTGGTGGACCTGTAAAGGTAAGTCCCAGTGATGGTCGGCCGTTGTGGGACCTTCCTGAGCCGGAGTGGGCGAGGGACATGAGGCTCTATCTGGAGTGGAGGAACCAGTTCGACAGCTGGTGGTGCAACAGGGGCACTGAACCTCCAG ttgttttagATTTCAGGACGTTGCTGTGGTGA